In Streptomyces sp. NBC_00414, a single window of DNA contains:
- a CDS encoding SDR family oxidoreductase produces the protein MTAIEGSVVLVTGGGRGIGKALVDGLFERGAKKVYATARDPRTVKDTRAVPLALEVTDPASVAAAAEQAGDITVLINNAGVSMHTSFLDSPVEDVRKDFETNFYGPLLTARAFVPVIERNGGGHILNVHSVLSWIGLAGSYSASKAALWSQTNSLRLDLAPRGISVTGLHVGYVDTDMTAAIDAPKSSPVDVASQALDGIESGAFEVLADDLTRQVKSGLSADLSVLYPQLVA, from the coding sequence ATGACCGCAATCGAGGGTTCCGTCGTCCTGGTCACCGGTGGCGGCAGGGGAATCGGCAAGGCGTTGGTGGACGGGCTCTTCGAGCGGGGAGCGAAGAAGGTGTACGCCACCGCCCGCGACCCGCGGACCGTCAAGGACACCCGGGCCGTGCCGCTGGCCCTGGAGGTCACCGACCCCGCGTCCGTCGCGGCCGCCGCCGAGCAGGCCGGCGACATCACCGTCCTGATCAACAACGCGGGTGTCTCCATGCACACCTCGTTCCTGGACTCGCCGGTCGAGGACGTGCGCAAGGACTTCGAGACGAACTTCTACGGGCCGCTGCTCACCGCCCGGGCGTTCGTTCCCGTGATCGAGCGCAACGGCGGCGGGCACATCCTGAACGTCCACTCCGTGCTGTCGTGGATCGGCCTGGCCGGCTCGTACAGCGCGTCCAAGGCGGCGCTCTGGTCCCAGACCAACTCCCTGCGGCTCGACCTCGCCCCGCGCGGGATCAGCGTCACCGGGCTGCACGTCGGGTACGTCGACACCGACATGACCGCGGCGATCGACGCACCCAAGTCGTCGCCCGTGGACGTGGCGTCCCAGGCACTCGACGGTATCGAGAGCGGAGCCTTCGAAGTCCTCGCCGACGACCTGACCCGCCAGGTCAAGTCCGGACTCTCGGCGGACCTTTCGGTCCTGTACCCGCAGCTGGTCGCCTGA
- a CDS encoding TetR/AcrR family transcriptional regulator: MATTTDKASTRDRLLDAATELFYRDGVSLGVEALCRAAGVSKRSMYQLFASKDEVLAASLERRAPEYGRRLHLGPEDPRSPREKILYVFEQLEQASTEDGYRGCPYLSALVELKDPEHPASVVALRVKGTLIEAFRVEAERGGARDPLLLARQLTLVFDGASARAGAKAETLAGLTTTTATALLDASGMK, translated from the coding sequence ATGGCGACCACCACGGACAAGGCATCCACGAGGGACCGGCTGCTGGACGCGGCCACGGAGCTCTTCTACCGCGACGGCGTCTCCCTCGGCGTCGAGGCGCTGTGCCGGGCCGCCGGGGTGTCCAAGCGCTCCATGTACCAGCTCTTCGCGAGCAAGGACGAGGTGCTTGCGGCGAGCCTGGAGCGGCGGGCGCCGGAGTACGGGCGAAGGCTCCACCTCGGCCCCGAGGACCCCCGGTCGCCCCGGGAGAAGATCCTGTACGTCTTCGAGCAGTTGGAACAGGCGTCGACGGAGGACGGCTACCGGGGATGCCCCTACCTGTCGGCCCTGGTGGAACTCAAGGATCCCGAGCACCCGGCGAGCGTCGTCGCCCTGCGCGTCAAGGGCACGCTGATCGAGGCCTTCCGCGTGGAGGCCGAGCGCGGCGGCGCCCGCGACCCGCTGCTCCTGGCCCGCCAGCTCACCCTGGTCTTCGACGGAGCGAGCGCCCGAGCCGGCGCGAAGGCGGAAACCCTGGCAGGCCTGACCACGACAACAGCCACAGCGCTACTGGACGCATCGGGCATGAAGTAG
- a CDS encoding HAD family hydrolase: MSNLGGISASVIFDLDGTLVDSEPNYFEAGRQTLAGQGITDFTWADHERYVGISTQETIALWKERYGLDASADELLADKNRRYLELARASTRVYPQMRRFVELLAGAGVPMAVASGSSRSAIEAILAGTGLGERLRVVVSAEEVARGKPAPDVFLEAARRLGAAPGRCVVLEDAVPGVVAARAAGMRCIAVPYVLAQADDPAFAAAGLLLRGGQGEFTAEAAYEWLRASERVAPPV; this comes from the coding sequence ATGAGCAATCTCGGCGGCATCTCGGCCTCGGTCATCTTCGATCTCGACGGGACGCTCGTGGACAGCGAGCCCAACTACTTCGAGGCGGGACGCCAGACGCTCGCCGGGCAGGGCATCACGGACTTCACCTGGGCCGACCACGAGCGGTACGTCGGCATCAGCACGCAGGAGACGATCGCGCTCTGGAAGGAGCGGTACGGTCTCGACGCCTCGGCCGACGAGCTTCTCGCCGACAAGAACCGGCGGTACCTGGAGCTGGCCCGTGCGTCGACGCGGGTCTACCCGCAGATGCGCAGGTTCGTGGAGCTGTTGGCCGGTGCCGGGGTTCCGATGGCGGTGGCCTCGGGGTCGTCACGGTCGGCCATCGAGGCGATTCTGGCGGGTACGGGGCTGGGTGAGCGTCTGCGGGTCGTCGTGTCCGCGGAGGAGGTCGCCCGCGGCAAGCCCGCGCCCGACGTCTTCCTGGAGGCTGCTCGGCGGCTGGGGGCTGCGCCGGGGCGTTGTGTGGTGCTTGAGGATGCCGTGCCTGGTGTGGTTGCGGCGCGGGCGGCGGGTATGCGGTGCATCGCCGTGCCCTATGTCTTGGCGCAGGCCGATGATCCCGCGTTCGCCGCGGCGGGGTTGCTGCTGCGGGGCGGACAGGGGGAGTTCACGGCCGAGGCGGCCTATGAATGGCTTCGGGCGTCCGAGCGGGTGGCTCCGCCGGTCTGA
- a CDS encoding Lrp/AsnC family transcriptional regulator: MAVDELDTRILRLLLEQPRTSVREYARVLGVARGTLQARLDRLERDGVITGAAPSLSPAALGHPVLAFVHIEVTQGHLDDVGDALAAVPEIIEAFSITGGGDLLTRVVARDNGHLEDVIQALISLPGVVRTRTEVALRERVPQRVLPLVESIGRAARG; encoded by the coding sequence ATGGCCGTGGACGAACTCGACACCCGTATCCTCCGGCTGCTGCTGGAACAGCCGCGCACCAGCGTGCGGGAGTACGCGCGCGTCCTCGGTGTCGCCCGCGGCACGCTGCAGGCGAGGCTCGACCGGCTGGAACGGGACGGGGTGATCACCGGGGCGGCCCCCTCCCTGTCCCCCGCCGCCCTGGGCCACCCGGTGCTCGCGTTCGTGCACATCGAGGTCACCCAAGGGCACCTCGACGACGTGGGGGACGCGCTGGCCGCCGTGCCGGAGATCATCGAGGCGTTCTCAATCACCGGTGGCGGGGATCTGCTGACGCGGGTCGTGGCGCGCGACAACGGGCACCTTGAGGATGTGATCCAGGCGCTGATCAGTCTGCCGGGGGTCGTTCGTACGCGGACGGAGGTGGCGCTGCGCGAGCGGGTGCCGCAGCGGGTGCTGCCGCTGGTGGAGTCGATCGGCCGTGCCGCCCGGGGCTGA
- a CDS encoding FUSC family protein — protein MFMAPDPGLLRLRVSLRAVLGIGLAVALSELAGLSLPASITGGLTALLALFTVGDATVRGQAVTTALLPAVGFPVLALAAVLHAVPTLRDAMWLVVIFCGVYARRWGPRGHALGIFAFMTFFITQFLHAVPAQLPQLYAAMALSLAAASAVRFGAWCIERRTPSPVAPAAAVGRGLSRPTTRQAFQATAACAFAVAAGQVLSHERWYWAVGTAWWIFVNTSSRGETLVRGFRRVLGTVIGIAVGLVIAVPLDGAAAPTVGLVAVCVFGIFYAAAVSYTWMMLAVTVMAGLLYGLLGVLDPALLALRVMETGAGALGAALAVLAVLPVTTHATTDAWVQRALHCVHACTSEAAARLAGSVTADPARYVAELELLLGRVRLSLAPLVHPLSPLRARRARARQVIELLDQCAREVRGLASVAADPDASHDARLAAACWRVEAAVESLTARDATRGEIDEHLAVPHPSGGEPALTHLHGLERALQALAVPLRGPVALA, from the coding sequence ATGTTCATGGCTCCGGATCCGGGGCTGCTACGGCTGCGGGTCTCGCTGCGGGCGGTGCTCGGCATCGGTCTCGCGGTGGCCCTGTCGGAGCTGGCCGGGCTCTCGCTGCCCGCCTCGATCACCGGGGGTCTCACCGCGCTCCTCGCGCTGTTCACGGTCGGCGACGCGACGGTGCGCGGCCAGGCGGTCACCACGGCCCTGCTGCCCGCCGTCGGCTTCCCCGTCCTGGCCCTCGCGGCCGTGCTGCACGCGGTGCCGACGCTGCGCGACGCGATGTGGCTCGTGGTGATCTTCTGCGGGGTGTACGCCCGCCGGTGGGGACCCCGCGGCCACGCGCTCGGCATCTTCGCGTTCATGACCTTCTTCATCACCCAGTTCCTGCACGCCGTCCCGGCCCAGCTTCCGCAGCTGTACGCCGCGATGGCCCTGTCGCTGGCAGCGGCCTCGGCGGTGCGGTTCGGCGCGTGGTGCATCGAACGGCGTACTCCGTCACCGGTCGCGCCCGCTGCGGCGGTCGGCCGCGGCCTTTCCCGGCCGACCACCCGCCAGGCCTTCCAGGCGACGGCGGCCTGCGCGTTCGCCGTCGCCGCGGGCCAGGTGCTCTCCCACGAGCGCTGGTACTGGGCCGTCGGCACCGCATGGTGGATCTTCGTCAACACGTCCTCGCGCGGCGAGACCCTCGTGCGCGGTTTCCGAAGGGTCCTGGGGACCGTCATCGGTATCGCGGTCGGTCTGGTGATCGCGGTTCCGCTGGACGGAGCCGCCGCTCCGACCGTGGGACTCGTCGCGGTCTGTGTGTTCGGCATCTTCTACGCGGCCGCGGTGTCGTACACGTGGATGATGCTGGCGGTGACGGTGATGGCGGGCCTGCTGTACGGGCTGCTGGGGGTGCTCGATCCGGCTCTGCTCGCTCTGCGGGTGATGGAGACGGGGGCGGGGGCGCTCGGCGCCGCGCTCGCCGTGCTGGCGGTGCTGCCCGTGACCACGCACGCCACCACCGACGCGTGGGTCCAGCGGGCCCTGCACTGCGTCCACGCCTGCACGTCGGAGGCCGCCGCCCGGCTGGCCGGCTCCGTGACCGCGGACCCGGCCAGGTATGTCGCCGAACTGGAACTGCTGCTGGGCCGGGTACGGCTCTCGCTGGCCCCGCTGGTGCACCCGCTCAGCCCGCTGCGGGCCCGCAGGGCGCGGGCCCGTCAGGTGATCGAGCTGCTGGACCAGTGCGCCCGGGAGGTGCGCGGCCTGGCATCGGTCGCCGCGGATCCCGACGCCTCCCACGACGCGAGGCTCGCTGCCGCCTGCTGGCGGGTCGAGGCAGCGGTGGAGTCACTGACCGCACGCGACGCGACGCGCGGCGAGATCGACGAACACCTCGCGGTGCCGCATCCTTCCGGCGGTGAACCGGCCCTGACCCATCTGCACGGCCTCGAAAGGGCGCTGCAAGCACTGGCCGTACCGTTGCGCGGCCCCGTCGCCCTCGCCTGA
- a CDS encoding PQQ-dependent sugar dehydrogenase — translation MKVRARSSAIISTFCLVASLALTTASADEPAAPRQAAKIALTTLATAQNPIAGTAGPKGTVWIAERAGTVRVLGRHGLGEPVLDISAETTTDGERGLLGIAFDKKFAHFYISFTNLEGTSTVDEFAVRNGRIQPSTRRTVLTQTQPYSNHNGGDIKFGPDGYLYIAFGDGGAGGDPHGNGQKLDTLLGKIVRIDPRGAVPYAIPRDNPFVGDPNAKGEIWAYGLRNPWRFSFDKGTGDLLIGDVGQSDWEEIDRASASSKGGENYGWSQMEGTHPFRGGTEPANHVPPIHEYDRTGLGCSVTGGYVYRGNAIPGLRGQYLFSDYCDGTIRALRTKNGEVTEVSDLGVNGGEVVSFVQGGNGELYVLAIGGRVSRIDPAR, via the coding sequence GTGAAAGTTCGCGCCCGGAGTTCAGCGATCATCAGCACCTTCTGTCTCGTCGCTTCCCTCGCTCTGACCACGGCGTCCGCCGATGAGCCCGCGGCGCCGCGTCAGGCGGCGAAGATCGCGCTCACGACACTGGCCACGGCCCAGAATCCGATCGCCGGCACCGCCGGGCCCAAGGGCACGGTCTGGATAGCCGAACGCGCGGGAACCGTAAGGGTCCTGGGCCGCCACGGGCTCGGCGAGCCCGTGCTCGACATATCCGCGGAGACCACGACCGACGGCGAACGCGGCCTGCTGGGCATCGCCTTCGACAAGAAGTTCGCGCACTTCTACATCTCGTTCACGAACCTCGAAGGCACCAGCACCGTGGACGAGTTCGCCGTCCGGAACGGCAGAATCCAGCCGAGCACCCGGCGCACCGTACTCACCCAGACGCAGCCCTACTCGAACCACAACGGCGGTGACATCAAGTTCGGCCCCGACGGATACCTCTACATCGCGTTCGGTGACGGCGGCGCGGGCGGCGACCCGCACGGCAACGGCCAGAAGCTCGACACGCTGCTGGGCAAGATCGTGCGGATCGACCCGAGGGGCGCGGTGCCGTACGCGATCCCCCGCGACAACCCGTTCGTGGGCGACCCGAACGCGAAGGGCGAGATCTGGGCGTACGGGCTGCGCAACCCGTGGCGGTTCTCCTTCGACAAGGGCACGGGCGATCTGCTGATCGGAGACGTCGGCCAGAGCGACTGGGAGGAGATCGACCGGGCCTCCGCGAGCAGCAAGGGCGGCGAGAACTACGGCTGGTCGCAGATGGAGGGCACCCATCCCTTCCGCGGCGGCACGGAGCCGGCGAACCATGTCCCGCCGATCCACGAGTACGACCGCACCGGCCTGGGCTGCTCGGTGACCGGCGGATACGTGTACCGGGGGAACGCGATCCCGGGCCTGAGGGGCCAGTACCTCTTCAGTGACTACTGCGACGGAACCATCCGCGCCCTGCGCACGAAGAACGGCGAGGTGACCGAGGTGAGCGACCTCGGGGTCAACGGCGGCGAGGTCGTCTCGTTCGTCCAGGGCGGCAACGGCGAGCTGTACGTGCTGGCCATCGGTGGCCGCGTCTCCCGTATCGACCCGGCCCGCTGA
- a CDS encoding MFS transporter, which yields MSVSALPDNQTPPAPAPAPPRRKRRELNRPTAFAAIAVVFVLFMAASSAPSPLYVVYQQRWDFSATTLTTVFAVYVLGMIAALLTLGSLSDHLGRRPVLLSAITLEAASMALFLVADSVPLLLTARVVQGIATGAAMTALGAALADLNPSHAPHRAGVVTGAAPTFGLGLGALGCGVLVEYGPNPTRLVYVLLLAGLVLAAAVVAALPETSLRRPGAVRSLQPRLKVASHLRADLLRLVPILVASWALGGLYLSLGPSVAAGLFGLSSHVVGGLVVTLLTVPACLTAIALRGWPVSRTLALGAGLLLTGTVVALTGVEEDSLLTAALGTLVAGVGFGASSLASFGTLARIAAPAERGELFSVAFVISYLSFSVPAVAAGIAATHTGLHETSVAYAATVAFLAALALLAQWLRSRQTPEPVTCPQT from the coding sequence GTGTCCGTCTCCGCCCTGCCCGACAACCAGACACCCCCGGCGCCCGCACCAGCCCCGCCCCGTCGAAAGCGCCGCGAGTTGAACCGTCCGACCGCTTTCGCCGCCATCGCGGTCGTCTTCGTCCTCTTCATGGCCGCGTCCAGCGCGCCGTCCCCCCTCTACGTCGTCTACCAGCAGCGGTGGGACTTCTCCGCGACCACCCTGACCACCGTGTTCGCCGTCTACGTACTCGGAATGATCGCGGCGCTCCTGACCCTCGGCTCCCTCTCCGACCACCTCGGCCGCCGACCGGTGCTCCTGTCCGCGATCACCCTGGAAGCCGCGTCGATGGCACTCTTCCTCGTCGCGGACAGCGTGCCCCTGCTGCTCACCGCACGCGTGGTCCAGGGCATCGCCACCGGGGCCGCCATGACGGCCCTCGGCGCGGCCCTGGCCGACCTGAACCCCTCCCACGCACCGCACCGCGCCGGCGTCGTCACCGGCGCGGCACCCACCTTCGGACTGGGACTCGGCGCCCTGGGGTGCGGCGTCCTCGTCGAGTACGGGCCGAACCCCACCCGCCTCGTGTACGTGCTGCTGCTGGCGGGCCTCGTCCTGGCCGCGGCCGTGGTCGCCGCACTGCCCGAGACGTCGCTGCGGCGGCCCGGGGCGGTCCGCTCGCTCCAGCCCCGCCTCAAGGTGGCGTCCCATCTGAGGGCGGACCTGCTGCGTCTGGTGCCGATCCTCGTCGCGAGCTGGGCGCTGGGCGGCCTCTACCTCTCACTCGGACCGTCGGTCGCCGCGGGCCTGTTCGGCCTCTCCAGCCATGTCGTCGGCGGCCTGGTGGTCACCCTGCTGACCGTGCCCGCCTGCCTGACCGCGATCGCGCTGCGCGGCTGGCCCGTCTCCCGCACCCTCGCACTCGGTGCCGGCCTGCTGCTCACCGGCACGGTCGTCGCCCTGACCGGGGTCGAGGAGGACTCGCTGCTCACCGCGGCACTCGGCACCCTGGTCGCCGGGGTCGGATTCGGCGCCTCCTCCCTCGCCAGTTTCGGCACGCTGGCCCGCATAGCCGCGCCCGCCGAACGTGGCGAACTGTTCTCCGTGGCCTTCGTGATCTCCTACCTGTCCTTCAGCGTGCCGGCCGTCGCCGCCGGGATCGCCGCCACCCACACGGGGCTCCACGAGACGTCCGTCGCCTATGCCGCCACGGTCGCCTTCCTCGCCGCCCTCGCACTGCTCGCCCAGTGGCTCCGCTCCCGCCAGACCCCCGAGCCCGTGACCTGCCCGCAGACCTGA
- a CDS encoding TetR/AcrR family transcriptional regulator, translating into MVDAPAQARPGGRSAKVRAAVHHAVEQHLAEDSAEALTIPAVAARAGVHPTTVYRRWGSAAQLLNDVATSRFSGDVVVPDTGTLTGDLERWLGDVATDLADPDTLALMRATIGSGPDGGCACIGDRHEQLSAIIERERSRGGRAPEVENAVDFLLGPLYYRAIFSAQPASSDWARELVATFLAASRALA; encoded by the coding sequence ATGGTTGACGCTCCAGCACAGGCACGCCCCGGTGGCCGCTCCGCGAAGGTCCGGGCGGCCGTACATCACGCTGTCGAACAGCACCTCGCGGAGGACTCCGCGGAAGCCCTGACGATTCCCGCCGTCGCGGCCCGCGCGGGCGTGCACCCGACCACGGTGTACCGGCGCTGGGGCTCCGCCGCCCAGCTGCTGAACGACGTGGCCACCAGCCGGTTCAGCGGCGATGTCGTCGTGCCCGACACCGGGACCCTCACCGGTGACCTCGAACGCTGGCTGGGTGACGTGGCCACCGACCTCGCCGACCCCGACACCCTCGCCCTCATGCGCGCCACCATCGGCTCCGGACCGGACGGCGGCTGCGCCTGCATCGGGGACCGCCACGAGCAGCTCAGCGCCATCATCGAGCGCGAACGCTCCCGCGGCGGGCGCGCCCCCGAGGTGGAGAACGCCGTGGACTTCCTGCTGGGGCCGCTGTACTACCGCGCCATCTTCAGCGCCCAGCCGGCCTCCAGCGACTGGGCGCGTGAGCTGGTGGCCACGTTCCTCGCGGCGTCCAGGGCCCTGGCCTGA
- a CDS encoding peptidoglycan-binding protein codes for MGRPAFLVRAGAESSRHRDTHRTGTEWRTRVGTFAVTAAMVSAGIVLGAQPAAAAPAPIKLTSTSCPAEIAQGQTSGCVTELQNLLNAHGAGLVVDGQFGASTLYAVREYQAATAIAVDGRVGPATKSKLYATGGSAPAPVNLQSSSCPANIVQGAKGGCVTELQRLLRHHGYAVDVDGDFGAGTATAVRAFQSSRGLTADGQVGADTKRALYDTDESPSAGVDLRSASCPENIVEGQSGGCVATLQALLNGKGQSLDVDASFGPQTLAAVKAFQSASGLTADGAVGPNTKAALYSNIGGGGGNGAPAPVNLNSASCPNEIVQGQRSGCVTELQSLLNHHGADLAVDGDFGALTDSAVRDFQAEKGLSVDGHVGPNTKSALYGAVTPPSSPPPGGGYGKILDVAEAEAGTVEGSARANSYGSAVGLSLSTSNYAWCATFVSWVAKQTGASSYRNSYVSGWVKQARAGNYHLSVTTSPQPGDIVAFDWDGGSDFTGGNEHIGIVRTVSGSSFTTVEGNTGNPNGSNDGVYVKSRATNSGYDVVFIRVR; via the coding sequence ATGGGCAGACCCGCATTCCTCGTACGCGCCGGAGCCGAGAGCTCACGGCATCGGGACACGCACCGCACCGGGACGGAGTGGCGGACGCGCGTCGGGACCTTCGCCGTCACCGCCGCGATGGTCTCGGCCGGCATCGTGCTCGGTGCCCAGCCGGCCGCCGCGGCACCGGCCCCGATCAAGCTGACCTCCACGTCCTGCCCCGCCGAGATCGCGCAGGGTCAGACGAGCGGCTGCGTCACGGAGTTGCAGAACCTGCTCAACGCGCACGGCGCCGGCCTGGTGGTGGACGGCCAGTTCGGTGCGAGCACGCTCTACGCGGTCCGTGAGTACCAGGCCGCCACCGCCATCGCCGTGGACGGGCGAGTGGGCCCCGCGACCAAGAGCAAGCTGTACGCGACCGGAGGTTCCGCGCCCGCGCCCGTCAACCTGCAGTCCTCCTCGTGCCCCGCGAACATCGTCCAGGGCGCCAAGGGCGGATGCGTCACCGAACTCCAGCGGCTGCTGCGCCACCACGGTTACGCCGTCGACGTGGACGGCGACTTCGGCGCCGGAACGGCGACTGCCGTCCGCGCCTTCCAGTCCTCACGCGGCCTGACTGCGGACGGCCAGGTCGGCGCGGACACCAAGCGGGCGCTGTACGACACCGACGAGTCACCGTCGGCGGGCGTGGACCTGAGGTCGGCGTCCTGCCCGGAGAACATCGTGGAGGGGCAGAGCGGCGGTTGCGTCGCCACACTGCAGGCCCTGCTGAACGGCAAGGGGCAGAGCCTCGACGTCGACGCCAGTTTCGGCCCTCAGACCCTGGCCGCGGTGAAGGCGTTCCAGTCCGCGAGCGGCCTCACCGCCGACGGCGCGGTCGGTCCGAACACCAAGGCCGCCCTGTACTCGAACATCGGCGGTGGCGGCGGCAACGGCGCGCCCGCTCCGGTCAACCTGAACTCGGCCTCCTGCCCGAACGAGATCGTGCAGGGCCAACGCAGCGGCTGCGTCACCGAGTTGCAGAGCCTGCTCAACCACCACGGTGCCGATCTCGCCGTCGACGGCGACTTCGGTGCGCTGACCGACAGCGCCGTCAGGGACTTCCAGGCGGAGAAGGGCCTCTCGGTCGACGGCCATGTGGGCCCGAACACCAAGAGCGCACTGTACGGCGCGGTCACCCCGCCGTCGTCGCCCCCGCCCGGCGGCGGCTACGGCAAGATCCTCGACGTGGCCGAGGCCGAAGCGGGCACGGTCGAGGGCAGCGCCCGCGCGAACAGCTACGGCTCGGCCGTGGGCCTTTCGCTCTCCACCAGCAACTACGCCTGGTGCGCGACCTTCGTGAGCTGGGTGGCCAAGCAGACCGGAGCCAGTTCCTACCGCAACTCGTATGTCTCGGGCTGGGTCAAGCAGGCGCGGGCCGGCAACTACCACCTGTCGGTGACCACCAGCCCGCAGCCCGGTGACATCGTGGCCTTCGACTGGGACGGCGGCAGCGACTTCACCGGCGGCAACGAGCACATAGGCATCGTGCGGACGGTGTCCGGGTCGTCCTTCACCACCGTCGAGGGCAACACGGGCAACCCCAACGGCAGCAACGACGGCGTCTACGTCAAGTCCCGTGCCACGAACAGCGGTTACGACGTGGTCTTCATCCGGGTCCGCTGA
- a CDS encoding peptidoglycan-binding domain-containing protein codes for MRPNALGRTLVGLVAVAGIAAGSVATAGTSFAATATTAHTAAVTAPSAVAATQNFGLTTAEAKNVQEFLADYWGYTDSIDGQLGTNSWKAFQRCLARYWGYTGEIDGDPGPNTIKALQRLLKADYGYTGDIDGIAGSGTRAAFKRFAA; via the coding sequence ATGCGACCGAACGCTCTGGGCAGGACCCTCGTCGGCCTCGTCGCCGTCGCCGGCATCGCCGCCGGCAGTGTGGCGACAGCCGGCACCAGTTTCGCGGCGACCGCGACCACCGCGCACACGGCGGCCGTCACCGCGCCCTCCGCCGTGGCCGCCACGCAGAACTTCGGTCTGACCACGGCCGAGGCCAAGAACGTCCAGGAGTTCCTCGCGGACTACTGGGGCTACACGGACTCCATCGACGGTCAGCTGGGCACCAACAGCTGGAAGGCCTTCCAGCGCTGCCTCGCGAGGTACTGGGGCTACACGGGCGAGATCGACGGGGACCCCGGCCCCAACACCATCAAGGCGCTGCAGCGTCTGCTGAAGGCCGACTACGGCTACACGGGTGACATCGACGGCATCGCCGGTTCGGGCACCCGGGCGGCGTTCAAGCGTTTCGCCGCCTGA
- a CDS encoding peptidoglycan-binding protein has product MPRYKALPAELDPCARQLVARLRQLKDHGELTMRHLAAKTGYSAKSWERYLAGTSLPPGEAVEALARITGADPVALLALHEIAADTWDSRRTGPIAQPQPQPQPTAPSAAPAALTPPPSPTTPTTGPAPGRLPHIALTTGVVALTVALSATVLLMLRLDEDIAPAAVAAAPTTAEASPRPSYTCRIARLDGHWSAGVNDGRNTEIYYGDTGADVAEAQCLLRRAGISPGGIDGMFGPLTLRAVKTFQQREGLVADGMLGPRSWKALRG; this is encoded by the coding sequence ATGCCGCGCTACAAAGCGCTGCCCGCTGAACTCGATCCATGCGCACGGCAGTTGGTGGCACGGTTACGTCAGTTGAAGGACCACGGTGAACTGACGATGCGACACCTCGCGGCCAAGACCGGCTACAGCGCCAAGTCGTGGGAGCGGTACCTGGCAGGAACGTCGCTGCCTCCCGGGGAGGCGGTGGAGGCACTGGCCCGGATCACCGGTGCCGACCCCGTTGCCCTCCTCGCACTGCACGAGATCGCCGCCGACACCTGGGACAGCCGCCGCACCGGGCCCATCGCACAGCCGCAGCCGCAGCCGCAGCCCACGGCGCCGTCGGCCGCACCGGCCGCGCTCACGCCGCCACCATCACCCACCACCCCCACCACCGGACCGGCCCCCGGCCGGCTACCGCACATCGCCCTCACGACAGGTGTCGTCGCCCTGACCGTGGCCCTCTCGGCGACCGTGCTGCTCATGCTGCGCCTCGACGAGGACATCGCCCCGGCGGCCGTCGCCGCCGCGCCCACCACCGCCGAGGCCTCGCCGCGGCCCTCCTACACGTGCCGCATCGCCCGCCTCGACGGCCACTGGTCCGCAGGCGTCAACGACGGCCGGAACACCGAGATCTATTACGGCGACACGGGCGCCGACGTCGCCGAGGCGCAGTGTCTGCTGCGCCGGGCAGGCATCTCACCCGGTGGCATCGACGGCATGTTCGGCCCGCTCACCCTGCGAGCCGTGAAGACGTTCCAGCAGCGCGAGGGACTGGTCGCCGACGGCATGCTGGGCCCGCGCTCCTGGAAGGCGTTGCGCGGATGA